The Daucus carota subsp. sativus chromosome 2, DH1 v3.0, whole genome shotgun sequence genome includes a window with the following:
- the LOC108209468 gene encoding IAA-amino acid hydrolase ILR1-like 4 produces the protein MVFLRLILAFLIYNLSVFCSVPIYSDSSKISKEFLDIAKSPEIFDWMVSIRRKIHENPELGYEEFETSKLIRAELDKMGIKYRYPVAVTGIVGYIGSGEAPFVALRADMDALPMQELVEWEHKSKTRGKMHACGHDGHVAMLLGAARILQEHRQSLMGTIVLVFQPAEEGGGGASKILDSGILENVKGIFGLHVSSDLPIGKVSSRSGPLLAANGFFEAVISGKGGHAAIPHHSIDPILAASNIIVSLQHLVSREADPLDSQVVTVAKFQGGSAFNVIPDSVVIGGSFRTFSKETFAHLKQRIEEVIIGQAAVQRCNATVNFLEKDFCPPTVNDEALHKHFQNVAGDLLGISNVEDMKPLMGSEDFSVYQEAIPGYYYILGMKNETKGKFPSPHSPYFEINEDAFPFGAALQASLTASYLLEIQSENPQVKDDYHEEL, from the exons ATGGTTTTCTTGAGATTAATATTAGCTTTCTTGATTTATAATCTTTCAGTGTTTTGTTCAGTACCCATATACTCAGATTCTTCTaaaatttctaaagaatttCTTGATATAGCTAAGAGCCCAGAAATATTTGATTGGATGGTGAGTATAAGAAGGAAAATACATGAAAATCCAGAACTGGGATATGAAGAGTTTGAGACCAGCAAGCTTATTAGAGCTGAACTCGATAAAATGGGGATCAAGTACAGATATCCTGTTGCTGTTACTGGTATTGTTGGATATATTGGCTCTGGTGAAGCTCCTTTTGTTGCTTTAAGGGCTGATATGGATGCACTACCCATGCAG GAACTAGTGGAATGGGAGCACAAGAGCAAAACTCGCGGTAAGATGCACGCTTGTGGGCATGATGGTCATGTTGCAATGCTTCTTGGTGCAGCAAGGATTCTTCAAGAACATCGCCAATCTTTAATG GGTACAattgttcttgtttttcaacCTGCTGAGGAAGGAGGGGGAGGAGCATCGAAAATTTTGGATTCAGGGATTCTAGAGAATGTCAAAGGCATCTTTGGTCTGCATGTTTCTTCTGATTTACCTATAGGGAAGGTGTCTTCCAGGTCTGGTCCTCTTTTGGCTGCAAATGGTTTTTTCGAAGCTGTGATAAGTGGTAAGGGAGGTCATGCTGCCATCCCGCACCATTCAATTGACCCCATTTTAGCAGCTTCAAACATAATTGTGAGTTTACAGCACCTTGTTTCACGAGAAGCAGATCCTCTTGACTCTCAG GTTGTTACAGTTGCAAAATTTCAAGGTGGCAGTGCGTTCAACGTTATTCCAGATTCTGTAGTCATTGGCGGCTCCTTCAGAACATTCTCCAAGGAAACATTTGCGCACCTCAAGCAGCGAATTGAGGAG GTTATTATCGGACAAGCAGCTGTACAGAGGTGCAATGCAACTGttaattttctagaaaaagattTTTGCCCTCCTACTGTAAATGATGAGGCCTTGCACAAACACTTCCAGAACGTAGCAGGAGACTTGCTCGGCATTTCTAATGTGGAAGACATGAAGCCATTGATGGGATCTGAGGATTTTTCAGTTTACCAAGAGGCTATACCGGGTTACTATTATATCCtgggaatgaaaaatgaaacgAAAGGGAAGTTCCCATCACCACACTCACCTTATTTTGAAATCAATGAGGATGCATTTCCATTTGGTGCTGCACTTCAAGCGTCACTAACTGCTAGTTACCTTCTTGAAATCCAATCAGAAAATCCTCAGGTGAAGGACGATTATCACGAAGAATTGTAA
- the LOC108209469 gene encoding glycosyltransferase BC10, with protein sequence MQTRSVAMEEGKELPMPSRTIQARVLPLKLLLFFLLFLGVGIAFIIISMLMSRHFYVDNVIIPATSNRVQPCFQEPLSFRSWIKPPSTVWHTMNDSQLFWRASFDPQITSYPFKRVPKIAFMFLTRGPLPMARLWDRYFKGHEEHYSVYIHALPSYVEDYPPSSAFYRRQIPSQVAEWGMMSMCDAERRLLANALLDISNEWFILLSEACIPLQSFPIAYLYLSISHTSYMGSYDDPGPFGRGRYNDNMAPLVNLSDWRKGSQWFEVNRKLAIDIVKDDTYYPIFEKFCRPACYVDEHYFQTMLSIQSPHLLANRSLTWTDWSRGGAHPATFGAADMEKKFFKNIIEKQKCMFHNQTSSACFLFARKFAPSALDTLLAHSFEFFGY encoded by the exons ATGCAGACAAGATCGGTGGCAATGGAGGAAGGTAAAGAGCTTCCAATGCCATCAAGGACAATCCAGGCGAGGGTTCTGCCTTTGAAactacttttattttttttgctatttcTTGGTGTAGGCATTGCCTTCATAATTATTAGCATGCTTATGAGCCGGCATTTTTATGTTGATAATGTTATCATCCCGGCAACAAGTAACAGAGTTCAGCCTTGCTTTCAAGAACCACTTAGTTTTAGGAGTTGGATTAAGCCACCGTCAACTGTGTGGCATACTATGAATGATTCTCAGCTCTTTTGGCGGGCTTCATTTGATCCTCAGATCACATCGTACCCTTTCAAGAGGGTCCCCAAAATTGCGTTTATGTTCTTGACAAGGGGACCATTGCCTATGGCTCGCCTGTGGGATAGGTATTTTAAGGGGCACGAAGAACATTATTCTGTTTATATACATGCGCTGCCTAGTTATGTTGAAGATTATCCTCCTTCTTCAGCTTTTTATCGGAGGCAAATTCCTAGTCAG GTTGCAGAGTGGGGAATGATGAGCATGTGTGATGCGGAGAGAAGACTCCTTGCCAATGCATTGCTTGATATATCAAATGAATGGTTCATTCTCCTGTCTGAGGCATGCATACCTCTTCAGAGCTTTCCCATTGCTTACCTCTACTTATCAATATCTCATACAAGTTATATGGGGTCATACGATGATCCTGGACCCTTTGGCAGAGGACGCTATAACGATAACATGGCACCGCTAGTCAACCTCAGTGATTGGCGTAAAGGGTCACAGTGGTTTGAAGTAAACAGAAAACTGGCAATTGACATTGTCAAGGACGACACTTATTACCCGATATTTGAGAAATTCTGCAGACCAGCGTGTTACGTGGATGAGCACTATTTTCAGACAATGCTGAGCATCCAGTCCCCTCATCTTTTGGCAAATAGAAGTTTAACATGGACTGATTGGTCTCGAGGCGGTGCTCATCCTGCCACATTTGGGGCAGCTGATAtggaaaagaaattttttaagaaTATTATTGAAAAACAGAAGTGCATGTTTCATAATCAGACATCCTCGGCTTGTTTTCTTTTTGCAagaaagtttgctccaagtgcATTAGATACATTACTAGCACATTCATTTGAATTTTTTGGGTATTGA